AGCAAGCCCGTCACAACACCAATATTAATGAATGCTTGCAGCCCGATGAGGGTCGTAATTCCGGTGGCAAGCAAAGAAGCAAAGAGGTCGCTCGCATGTCGGGCAATGTGGAGGCCTCGCCATACAAAAAGCATAAAAATAAAAGTCACAGTCACGGCACCGATAAATCCGAATTCCTCACCTAACACGGCAAAAATAAAATCTGTGTGTGGATACGGAAGACGTGATATTTTCTGAAGGCTGCTATCGATGCCTAAACCGAGGAGTCCACCACTTTCGAGGGCGTCGAGTGAACGTGTTAACTGATAGTTCGTTGCATCAGGAGATTTCAGCATTGCCAAGTAATCCATGAGCCGTTTGAGTTTATAGGAATCCCGGATGATCAGTAAACTGACAAGCGCGCTGCCTGTGCCGCCAAGTGCCACCACATGCCAGAGACGCATACCGCCGACGAATAGCACGGTGCATGCTGTTACGACTAATAAGGCCGCCGACCCGAAATCCGGTTGGATGTATACGAGACCAAAAGCAGCACCTACAATTAAGATATTCGGAAGTACGCCGTTGAAGAAACTCTTGACGCGTTCTGGATTGCGACTTATGAAGTTTGCCACATGTATCACCAACGCTATTTTTGCAAATTCCACAGGCTGAAAATTGATAGGCAATCCTATGTTGATCCAGCGTTTAAATCTACCGCCTTCTGCACCTTGCACGCTTGTTCCTAAACCTGGGACGAAAACCAATAATAACCCGATAAAGGAGAGTATCAAAAAAAGATTTGCGAACCTCGCATAAAATCGGTACGGTAGATGGGAACTAAAGAACATACCCACTAAACCAATCCCACAAGCGATGATGTGTATCTGTAGATAGCGGTAACTATAGCCATCATAGTGTCTTGAAGAGAGAAGATGGCTTGCGCTGTATACCATCAGAATGCCTATCGCAATCAGACAAAGCGTAAGCGCGATCAACCCTCTATCCATTCGTCCCGATCTTGGCGGCGGGGGTGCTTCT
This window of the Candidatus Poribacteria bacterium genome carries:
- the ftsW gene encoding putative lipid II flippase FtsW, with product MGRNYQNSIRSNKNRKSKPKSGFKWTNTRVYSVVEEQQKQAEAPPPPRSGRMDRGLIALTLCLIAIGILMVYSASHLLSSRHYDGYSYRYLQIHIIACGIGLVGMFFSSHLPYRFYARFANLFLILSFIGLLLVFVPGLGTSVQGAEGGRFKRWINIGLPINFQPVEFAKIALVIHVANFISRNPERVKSFFNGVLPNILIVGAAFGLVYIQPDFGSAALLVVTACTVLFVGGMRLWHVVALGGTGSALVSLLIIRDSYKLKRLMDYLAMLKSPDATNYQLTRSLDALESGGLLGLGIDSSLQKISRLPYPHTDFIFAVLGEEFGFIGAVTVTFIFMLFVWRGLHIARHASDLFASLLATGITTLIGLQAFINIGVVTGLLPTKGITLPFISYGGSSIVLSLVSVGILLNISRSNIQNTDF